The Halarchaeum grantii nucleotide sequence GTGGTCGGCGGTGAGGTGGACGTGCGCGCCCGCCTCCCGGAGCGCGGGGACGAGGCGGCCGACCTGCTCGTCGACGGCCTCGACGGCCTCGACGGCGGCGTCGAAGTCACCGGTGTGCCCGACCATGTCCGCGTTCGCGTAGTTGAGGACGAGGAGGTCCGGGTCCTCGGCCTCGACCGTCTCGATGGCGGTGTCCGTCACCTCGGGCGCGCTCATCTCGGGTTGCTCGTCGTACGTCGGGACGTCCGGGCTCTCGACGATTTTGCGAACTTCGCCGTCGAACTCCACTTCGCGCCCGCCGTTCAGGAAGTAGGTGACGTGGGCGTACTTCTCGGACTCCGCGATGCGGAGTTGGGTCTGGCCGGCCGCCGAGACGACCTCGCCGAGCGTGTGCTGTGGCTCGTGGGGCTCGAACGCCACCGGGAGGTCGAACGTCTGGTCGTACTCCGTCATCGTCGAGACGCGGACCGCGGGCGGTTCGGTCTCGAACGCCCAGTCGTCGGGCCGAACGTCCGCGAGGAGGCGGGTGAGTTGGCGCGCGCGGTCCGAGCGGAAGTTGAAGAACACCACCGAATCGCCGTCGCTGAGGCGGTCGCCGCCCCGGACGACGGTCGGGTCGACGAACTCGTCGGTGTCGCCGCGCTCGTAGGAGTCGGTGACGGCCTCGACGGCGGAGTCCGCGCGGTGCTGGCCGTCGCGCTCCACGATGGCGTCGTAGACCTGCTTCGTGCGCTCCCAGTTCTGGTCGCGGTCCATCGCGTAGTACCGCCCGGAGACGGTGGCGACGTCGCCCGTCCCGTAGCTCTCGACGACCTCCTCCAAGGTGCGGAGGTAGCCCTCGCCGCCCTTCGGCGAGGTGTCACGGCCGTCCGTGAAGGCGTGCGTCGTCGCCTCGACGCCGTAGTCGGCGGCGGCCTCGATGAGCGCGTGCAGGTGCTCGTGGTCGGCGTGGACGCCGCCGTCCGAGACGAGACCCATGAAGTGGACGCGCCCGCCGTTCTCGTCCGCGTAGTCGAAGGCCCCGCGAATGGCGTCGTTCTCGCGGAGCTCGCCCGCCGCGATGGCGTCGTTGATGCGGGTGTACTCCTGCATGACGACGCGGCCGGAGCCGATGGTGAGGTGGCCGACCTCGGAGTTCCCCATCTGGCCCTCCGGGAGGCCGACGTCGCGGCCGTGCGTCGTCAGCGTCCCCGACGCGCCGGCCCGGGTGTAGCGGTCGACGTTCGGCGTCTCCGCCGCCTTCACCGCGTCCAGTCGGTCGTGGTCGCCGAGTCCCCAGCCGTCCAGAATGACGAGTGCCGCTCGCATACTGCACCCCTCGCGGGCGCGTCCTAACTACTCTTCGGCATCGTCGTTCACGGACGACCCGGCAGGACGCGCGGGCGACGCGCGACACCGCCGATTTGAAGCGCGTCCGCCGGCATCCACGAGTATGACTCTCGACCCCGTCCACTTCGCTGGCATCCCCGACCTCGTGCGCGACGTGGGTGGCGACGTCGACGAGGCCGAGCACCGCGCGGACGCCGAGGCCGTGTGGGAGACCTACTTCGACCCGCTCTACGACGACGGCGCGGTCCTCCGCCCCATCGACGAGCAGGCGCGCTACCTCGCCGACCTCACCGAGGCGGGCGCGAGCGACCCCGCCTTCGACGCCGTCCACGGCCTCGATTCGGGCACCATCAACCCGCGCGCGTTCAAGAACGGCATCGTCCTCGACGTCGCGCAGGCCGCGATGGGCGTCGCGCCCGGCGACACCGACACCCACCGCCACCGCACCGTCATCGCGACGATGCTCCGACGGGACCGCACCGCGAAACCGCGCGCGTTCGACCCCGAGGCGTGGACGCGACAGGACGAGGGCTACTGGCGCGGGCAGGCGATCGACGCGCCCCACGTCGAGCGCAACGAGCGCGCCGTCGTCCACGCGCTCTCGCTCTACCTCGCGGAGAGCGAGCACGCCCACGCGCACTTCGACGCGGTGGGGGAGTTCCTCCTCCTCGACGGCCCGCTCTACCCGAAGCTCGTGACGAACTGGCTCGACCAGAACGAGGAACTCGCCGCCCTCCCCGCCGAGGACGGCCTGACGCGCCGCGTCATCGAGAACTACCTCGGCCTCGTCGAGCGCGCCGTCGAGACCGACACCGTCGTCGGGGGGTTCGTGAAGAACGTCTCCGCGCGCGGCATCGTCCGCGCGCTCGACGCGAAGACGCACGCGCCGTGGCTCGACGACGCGGAGCTCTTCGGCCAGCTCTTAGAGCGCCGCGGCGACCGGGGCGAGCGCCTGACCTCGGACCTCGCGTACACGAACTGGTTCCTCTCCAGAGTGGGGTACGACCGGGAGTTCTCGACGCTCGGCGGCCGCCTCGACCTCGACCTCGCGCTCGACGCCGAGGCCTACGAGGTAGCGTTCTGCGTGCTCTACGACCCGCGAACGGACACCGTCTACAAAGCCGAGCTCCCGCGCGTCTTCGCGGAAGACGACGACGTCCGGGAGCGCGTCACCGACCAGCTCGTGCGCGACGTCGCCGCCGCGGGCGGCCCGCCGGACGCCGTCGGGCGCGCGGACGAGCTCGCACGCATCAGCGTCAGCGAGAAACGCCAGCTCGTCGACGCGATGGCCGACGCGATGGAGACCGAACCCCGGGAGGGCTACGACGTCGACCGGTGGGGGCTCGGCGGCTAGCGATTAGTACTCGCGCTCGACGTCGATCTCGACGTCCTCGGGGTCGACGCCGATGCGCGCGAACTGCGTGCGGACGTGCTCGCGCGCCGCCGCGACGGCCTGATCGCGCGTGTCGAAGCCGCGCGGCATCGGCGACTCGAAGGCCACGTGGACGTCCGTCCCGTCGACCTTCTGGACGAGGCCACCGCTCTCGACCTCGTAGAACTCGTCGCAGACCCAGACGTAGGGCGCCTGCTCGTCGGGCGCACCCTTGAACGAT carries:
- the gpmI gene encoding 2,3-bisphosphoglycerate-independent phosphoglycerate mutase yields the protein MRAALVILDGWGLGDHDRLDAVKAAETPNVDRYTRAGASGTLTTHGRDVGLPEGQMGNSEVGHLTIGSGRVVMQEYTRINDAIAAGELRENDAIRGAFDYADENGGRVHFMGLVSDGGVHADHEHLHALIEAAADYGVEATTHAFTDGRDTSPKGGEGYLRTLEEVVESYGTGDVATVSGRYYAMDRDQNWERTKQVYDAIVERDGQHRADSAVEAVTDSYERGDTDEFVDPTVVRGGDRLSDGDSVVFFNFRSDRARQLTRLLADVRPDDWAFETEPPAVRVSTMTEYDQTFDLPVAFEPHEPQHTLGEVVSAAGQTQLRIAESEKYAHVTYFLNGGREVEFDGEVRKIVESPDVPTYDEQPEMSAPEVTDTAIETVEAEDPDLLVLNYANADMVGHTGDFDAAVEAVEAVDEQVGRLVPALREAGAHVHLTADHGNADDMGTREDPHTAHTFNPVPFVYLSPDGGDGGRTVRGGGTLRDVAPTLLAHCGVETPAEMTGADLLE
- a CDS encoding DNA double-strand break repair nuclease NurA, producing the protein MTLDPVHFAGIPDLVRDVGGDVDEAEHRADAEAVWETYFDPLYDDGAVLRPIDEQARYLADLTEAGASDPAFDAVHGLDSGTINPRAFKNGIVLDVAQAAMGVAPGDTDTHRHRTVIATMLRRDRTAKPRAFDPEAWTRQDEGYWRGQAIDAPHVERNERAVVHALSLYLAESEHAHAHFDAVGEFLLLDGPLYPKLVTNWLDQNEELAALPAEDGLTRRVIENYLGLVERAVETDTVVGGFVKNVSARGIVRALDAKTHAPWLDDAELFGQLLERRGDRGERLTSDLAYTNWFLSRVGYDREFSTLGGRLDLDLALDAEAYEVAFCVLYDPRTDTVYKAELPRVFAEDDDVRERVTDQLVRDVAAAGGPPDAVGRADELARISVSEKRQLVDAMADAMETEPREGYDVDRWGLGG
- a CDS encoding DUF7113 family protein, translated to MLLVRGSAAGTTLTGTVYERGEDAPSFKGAPDEQAPYVWVCDEFYEVESGGLVQKVDGTDVHVAFESPMPRGFDTRDQAVAAAREHVRTQFARIGVDPEDVEIDVEREY